The Polyodon spathula isolate WHYD16114869_AA chromosome 3, ASM1765450v1, whole genome shotgun sequence genome has a segment encoding these proteins:
- the LOC121312710 gene encoding serine/threonine-protein kinase H1-like, with product MGCGTSKVLPEPPKNCYVDFVKSVVKCNKKQKLCDEEPLKTSGNKTDFWGIYNPGDYQQQQQQKNQHLLWQEGVKQNKVTKYRAKFDSRVTSRYDIKALIGRGSFSRVVRVEHRATKQPFAIKMIETKAKEGREVCESELSVLRRVSHCNIIQLIEVLESQERVYMVMELATGGELFDRIIAKGSFTERDATQVLQMVLDGVKYLHSLGISHRDLKPENLLYYHPGTDSKILVTDFGLANSGNKDGDWSMRTTCGTPEYIAPEILLRKPYTSAVDMWALGVITYILLSGSMPFEDENRTKLYRMILKGKYSFVGDPWPNVSNLAKDYINRLLTVDPSERMTATQALKHPWIVTMAASSSMKNLHRSISQNLMRRASSHCQSSKSGQSSRSSRSRRIWEKEILERNLKYQPHYEQQ from the exons ATGGGCTGCGGGACAAGTAAAGTGCTGCCGGAGCCTCCCAAGAACTGCTACGTGGATTTTGTGAAATCGGTGGTGAAATGTAACAAGAAGCAGAAACTATGCGATGAAGAGCCCCTTAAAACATCTGGGAATAAAACCGATTTCTGGGGCATTTATAACCCTGGGGactatcagcagcagcagcagcagaaaaacCAGCATTTGCTATGGCAGGAAGGAGTGAAACAGAACAAAGTCACAAAATACAGAGCGAAGTTTGATTCAAGAGTGACATCcag GTATGACATCAAGGCTCTCATAGGGAGGGGCAGCTTCAGCAGGGTGGTTAGAGTAGAGCACAGGGCCACCAAGCAACCGTTTGCCATCAAGATGATAGAAACCAAAGCCAAGGAGGGTCGGGAGGTGTGCGAATCCGAACTGAGCGTGCTCAGGAGAGTCAGCCACTGCAATATCATCCAGCTCATCGAGGTGCTGGAGTCCCAGGAGCGCGTCTACATGGTGATGGAGCTGGCCACCGGAGGGGAGCTTTTTGACAGAATCATCGCTAAAGGCTCATTCACTGAACGGGATGCGACGCAGGTCCTGCAGATGGTTTTAGATGGAGTGAAGTACTTGCACAGCTTGGGGATTTCCCATAGGGATTTGAAACCAGAGAACCTGTTGTACTATCATCCAGGTACAGACTCAAAGATCTTGGTAACTGATTTTGGATTGGCTAACTCAGGCAATAAAGACGGAGACTGGTCAATGAGGACGACCTGCGGGACACCAGAGTATATTGCACCAGAGATCCTGTTGAGGAAGCCCTACACCAGTGCAGTGGACATGTGGGCTCTCGGTGTGATCACGTACATTTTGCTGAGTGGATCTATGCCATTTGAAGATGAGAACCGCACAAAGCTTTACAGAATGATCCTGAAGGGAAAGTACAGCTTTGTTGGTGAT CCATGGCCCAACGTTTCCAACCTGGCTAAGGACTACATCAACAGGCTGTTGACAGTTGACCCAAGCGAACGCATGACTGCGACCCAGGCACTGAAGCACCCGTGGATCGTTACCATGGCAGCCTCATCCTCCATGAAGAACCTCCACCGCTCTATCTCCCAGAACCTGATGCGCCGGGCGTCCTCCCACTGCCAGAGCTCCAAGTCGGGACAGTCCAGTCGCTCTAGCCGGTCTCGACGCATTTGGGAGAAGGAAATCCTGGAGCGCAACTTGAAATACCAGCCCCACTATGAGCAACAATGA